In Ammospiza caudacuta isolate bAmmCau1 chromosome 2, bAmmCau1.pri, whole genome shotgun sequence, a genomic segment contains:
- the STARD10 gene encoding START domain-containing protein 10 isoform X1, with the protein MSGDDGGMSSRDSVQIPDDRDFGAFRAQCESEQGWSLTYSKGGVGVWVQLLEPERALHKIKCRMECRDVPAETLYDVLHDIEYRKKWDTNVIETFDIGRLTANSDVGYYAWRCPKPLKNRDVVTLRSWLPIGSDYIIMNYSVKHPKYPPRKDMVRAVSIQTGYLIEGTGAKSCTITYLAQVDPKGSLPKWVVNKSSQFLAPKAMKKMYKACLKYPEWKQKHDPHFKPWLFPEQSRLPALALSELSLQHADSLENIDESSLAESKEDRGEGSDEDSLT; encoded by the exons ATGTCGGGTGACGACGGCGGCATGTCGAGTCGCGACAGCGTGCAGATCCCCGACGACCGGGACTTCGGGGCGTTCCGGGCGCAGTGCGAGtcggagcagggctggagcctcaCCTACAGCAAGGGCGGGGTGGGCGTCTgggtgcagctgctggagcccgAGCGCGCCCTCCACAAGATCAAG TGCAGGATGGAGTGCAGGGACGTGCCGGCGGAGACGCTCTACGACGTGCTCCATGACATCGAGTACCGCAAGAAGTGGGACACCAACGTCATCGAGACCTTCGACATCGGGAGGCTGACCGCCAACTCAGATGTGGGATACTACGCCT GGAGGTGTCCCAAGCCCCTGAAGAACCGGGACGTGGTCACACTCCGCTCCTGGCTGCCCATAGGCTCTGACTACATCATCATGAACTACTCTGTCAAGCATCCT AAGTATCCCCCCCGCAAGGACATGGTGCGGGCTGTCTCCATCCAGACAGGCTACCTGATCGAGGGCACGGGAGCCAAGAGCTGCACTATCACCTACCTGGCACAGGTGGACCCCAAAG GTTCCTTACCGAAGTGGGTGGTGAATAAATCCTCCCAGTTCCTGGCCCCCAAG GCGATGAAGAAGATGTACAAGGCATGCCTCAAGTACCCTGAGTGGAAGCAGAAGCATGACCCTCACTTCAAGCCCTGGCTGTTCCCGGAGCAGAGccggctcccagccctggccctgtccgagctgtccctgcagcacgCGGATTCCCTGGAAAACATCGACGAGAGCTCCCTGGCCGAGAGCAAGGAGGACCGTGGCGAGGGCAGCGACGAGGACAGCCTGACCTGA
- the STARD10 gene encoding START domain-containing protein 10 isoform X2 has translation MAPALQCRMECRDVPAETLYDVLHDIEYRKKWDTNVIETFDIGRLTANSDVGYYAWRCPKPLKNRDVVTLRSWLPIGSDYIIMNYSVKHPKYPPRKDMVRAVSIQTGYLIEGTGAKSCTITYLAQVDPKGSLPKWVVNKSSQFLAPKAMKKMYKACLKYPEWKQKHDPHFKPWLFPEQSRLPALALSELSLQHADSLENIDESSLAESKEDRGEGSDEDSLT, from the exons ATGGCCCCTGCCTTGCAGTGCAGGATGGAGTGCAGGGACGTGCCGGCGGAGACGCTCTACGACGTGCTCCATGACATCGAGTACCGCAAGAAGTGGGACACCAACGTCATCGAGACCTTCGACATCGGGAGGCTGACCGCCAACTCAGATGTGGGATACTACGCCT GGAGGTGTCCCAAGCCCCTGAAGAACCGGGACGTGGTCACACTCCGCTCCTGGCTGCCCATAGGCTCTGACTACATCATCATGAACTACTCTGTCAAGCATCCT AAGTATCCCCCCCGCAAGGACATGGTGCGGGCTGTCTCCATCCAGACAGGCTACCTGATCGAGGGCACGGGAGCCAAGAGCTGCACTATCACCTACCTGGCACAGGTGGACCCCAAAG GTTCCTTACCGAAGTGGGTGGTGAATAAATCCTCCCAGTTCCTGGCCCCCAAG GCGATGAAGAAGATGTACAAGGCATGCCTCAAGTACCCTGAGTGGAAGCAGAAGCATGACCCTCACTTCAAGCCCTGGCTGTTCCCGGAGCAGAGccggctcccagccctggccctgtccgagctgtccctgcagcacgCGGATTCCCTGGAAAACATCGACGAGAGCTCCCTGGCCGAGAGCAAGGAGGACCGTGGCGAGGGCAGCGACGAGGACAGCCTGACCTGA